One segment of Alphaproteobacteria bacterium DNA contains the following:
- the aprB gene encoding adenylyl-sulfate reductase subunit beta, protein MPTFVHTDKCDGCKGGEVTACMHICPNDLMVLDTGRMKAYNQEPEQCWECQCCVKACPQQAIEVRAYADVVPMGGAVIPLRTDDAIMWTIKFRDGELKRFKFPIRTTPVGSIEPYAGKPEADDLENQNLFTEAGRNLPTIA, encoded by the coding sequence ATGCCGACGTTTGTGCACACCGACAAGTGTGACGGCTGCAAGGGCGGTGAGGTCACCGCCTGCATGCACATCTGCCCCAACGACCTGATGGTGCTCGATACCGGGCGCATGAAGGCCTACAACCAAGAACCCGAGCAGTGCTGGGAATGCCAGTGCTGCGTCAAGGCCTGCCCCCAGCAGGCCATCGAGGTGCGGGCCTACGCCGACGTCGTGCCCATGGGCGGTGCCGTCATCCCGCTGCGCACCGACGACGCCATCATGTGGACCATCAAGTTCCGCGACGGTGAGCTCAAGCGCTTCAAGTTCCCCATCCGCACCACTCCGGTGGGCTCCATCGAGCCCTACGCCGGCAAGCCCGAGGCGGACGACCTGGAGAACCAGAACCTGTTCACCGAAGCCGGCCGCAATCTACCCACGATCGCCTGA